The window GCCGCCAAACGCATGGTTGCCGCCGGTCGCTACGATGCCATCATCGCACTGGGGGCAGTGATTCGCGGCGGTACTCCACACTTTGAATATGTCGCTTCGGAATGCACCAAGGGACTCGCCCAGGTCTCCCTGGATAGCGGAATCCCCATGGCATTTGGCGTGCTGACCGTCGACAGTATTGAACAGGCCATCGAACGCGCCGGGACCAAAGCCGGCAACAAGGGAGCCGAGGCCGCCATGTCCGCCATCGAGATGGTCAATTTGCTCCCCAAACTCGACGCCTGAGGAGGTCGCAACCTATTATGAGTCGCGCCCGCAGCTGCGCCCGACAGCGTGCTATTCAGGCCCTCTATCAATGGCAGGTAGGGGGCCAGGACCTTGCTGACATTGAGGCCGACTTCCTCGCGGAGCAGGATATGGAGGGCTGCGATCTCGATTATTTCTCGGAGTTGCTGCATCAGATTCCGGCTCGGCTCGACGAGTTGAACAAGGCGATCGACCCTTGCCTGGACCGGCCGATCAGTCAAGTCGACCCGGTGGAACGTGCCATCCTGAGCACCGGTGTCTATGAACTGAAGTTTCGTATCGACATTCCCTATCGTGTTGTCATCAATGAAGCGGTGGAGCTGGCCAAGATCTTCGGGGGGGAACAGGGCCACCGCTACGTGAACGGCATTCTCGACAAGGTATCGCGGACGCTGCGCAAAACCGAAGTGGAAGCGGCCCGCAAGCGCTGAAGTCGATTCGTGCGCTTCGCCTGGGGCGTAGCGAGCCGCGGGGCGCGCCTCTTGCCAGGTATTGCCTCCGCTCTGTCGGTAGGAGGGCCGCCCCGGCGCGATGGCGGTCGTGATAAAAATCATCGCGAGGGCGCGCCTTCTGCAGAGGTATCCACAAGATGGCGTTATCGGAATTTCAGCTGATTGATCGTGTTTTCGCCGCCCGGGCGGCCGCCCGGGCCGATGTATCGCTGGGGATCGGCGATGATGCAGCGCTGCTGAGTGTCCCGGCCGGTATGGAGTTGGCCGTGGCCATTGACGGGTTGCACGCCGGCATTCATTTCCCGGAAGATACCGATCCGAAGGCCATCGGTCACAAGGCGCTGGCGGTCAACCTGAGCGATCTGGCCGCAATGGGCGCGGACCCGGCCTGGGCCACGCTCTTCCTCAGCCTTCCTCATCCCGATGAAACCTTCGCCAGTCACTTCGCGGACGGATTTTTCAGCCTGGCCGAGCGTTTCGGGGTGGCACTGGTGGGGGGAGATACGGTTCGGGGGCCGCTGTGTGCCGTGGTTCAGGCGCACGGTTTTGTCCCTGCAGGGGAGGCGCTTCGCCGTAGTGGTGCCCGTCCCGGAGACGGGATTTACGTCACGGGCACTCTCGGGGATGCCGGTGCCGGCCTGGGCGTGGTACAGGGACGGCTCGATATTGCCGCTCCGGATGGGGATTTCCTGCGCAATCGGCTGGATTATCCCGAAGCCCGACTCAGAACTGGCCGGGCTCTGCGTGGAGTCGCCAGTGCGGCCATCGATGTCTCCGATGGGATCCTGTCGGACCTGGGCCATATCCTGTCGCAAAGCGGTGTCGGTGGACGTATCGAAATCGGCTGTCTGCCACGCTCGGAAGTCCTGTTGCGAACCTTGCCGGAGCCGGACGGCATCAATCTGGCCCTCAGCGCCGGTGACGATTATGAACTCTGCTTTACCGTAGCTGCCGACCATGAACCACGCCTCCAGTCGCTGGCGGAGGGGCTGGAGTGTCCCATCACCCGCATCGGCCGGATTGAATCGGAATCGGGTCTGAGGTTGATCGGTCCCGATGGTCGTATCTACGCCTGTGACGGATCCGGCTATGACCACTTCAAGGGCACTGATAATGGAAGAGATGACGGCGATCACTGAGCCGGAAGAGCGCAGCCCCCGTGAGGTCTGGAGAGACCCGCGCTGCCTGCTCGCCTTCGGATTCGGCAGCGGGTTGTCACCGGCGGCTCCGGGAACGGTGGGAACCCTGGCGGCGATACCGCTTTACCTCGTGCTGGAACCGCTCGGAGTGGGTGCCTACCTGCTGATTATGGCGCTGGTCTTCGTCATTGGTATAAGCCTCTGCACCCATGCGGCGAAGGTGCTGGGTGTGCACGATCACCCGGCCATCGTATGGGATGAATTCGCCGGCTACTTGCTGACGATGACCGCCGCACCTGCCGGCTGGCAGTGGCCGCTTATCGGCTTTGTCTTGTTTCGTTTTTTCGATATCGTAAAACCCTGGCCTATCGGCTGGGTGGATCGTCGCGTGAGCGGCGGGTTCGGAATCATGATCGACGATATCCTGGCAGCAGTCCCCGCCTGGTTTCTCTTGCAAGGCGCGGCGCGGATTCTGGGCTGAGCCTCCTGAAGAACTTAACGATTCAGACCCCTTTTGGATTTCTAACCACGAGGAACATGGGGCGCACCGGGAGAAAAAGATCGGATAACCTGTTTTGCCCGTGGTTACCATTCGTCGTTGATTTGGGCCTGTGCAGCAGGGGGGGTACGGCTCGCGGTCTAAATCAAGGGCAGTACGGCTAAGCACGCCAAGAAGCAACTTCTACTACCTATTTCACCCCGTGCGCCCCGTGATCCCCGTGGTGCAAACGCCGTTCTTCAGGCCCGGCTCAGCGATTTCCTTGTTATCGTCCGGGCATGGCGGTAGCTTTGGTTAGTCTGAATACACCTGCGATCAGGTAAGGAGAGCCTCATGGGCAGGAAGGCCAGTTTCTCACCACTGCGAAGCGCTGTATCGGCGCTCCTTTTCGGCGCCGCGATGGTCGTCTGGGCCGGTCCGAACATTATCGTGCTGGGACTGTTCAGCGGTAAGGCAGTGCTCACCATTGACGGAGAACGCCGGGTGCTTTCCGAGGGTGATATCAGTCCTGAAGGGGTGCGATTGATCCAGGCGGACAGCGAGGGGGCGGTGGTCGAGGTGGAGGGCCGGCGCGAGCGATTGGCACTCGGGACCCATATCGGCTCAACATTCAGTGCCGCCAAACAGCGAGAGGTCCGAATCTGGCCCGATACCGGCGGCATGTATACCATTGACGGGTCAATCAACGGCTACTCCATCACCTTCATGGTCGATACCGGAGCCACCCTGGTATCGATGAATTCAACCGAAGCCAGACGGCTGGGGGTCGACTACCTGCGGGATGGTCGTCCGGCCATGCTGGAGACGGCTTCCGGCCGTGAAAAGGCGTATCGGGTGAACCTGGACAGGATATCGGTAGGGGAGATCAAGGTCCGCAATGTGCCTGCGGTCGTGCTGGAGGGAAACCTGCCGAGCAGAACGCTGCTCGGGATGTCGTTTCTTGACCAACTGGATATGCAACGGGACGGCAAGGCGCTGGTGTTGCGCTCGAAATGGTGATCGAAGCCCGTCCCGGGATATCAGCAGTGTAGTTGCCGCGAGGGGCTTTCGAGTCGCCCTGGGTGGACCAGGCGCACATGCACCCTCCGTCCGGGTTGCCATGTCGACAGGGCGCGCCGTAATCCACCGCATGGGCACCAGTGTACTGTTGCATGCTTGGCGGTGCTTTCAGCGAGCCGCTGGCCGGCCAGATGCAAGGCGCGTTTCGCAGGGAATGGTGTGCCCTTTTCAAGAAACGCAACGCCGCAGATGGCCGGCCAGCGGCTCGCCCGGAGGGAGCCCCCCAAAAAACGCCATGACGGCGTTGCAGCGCTTGACAAGGGGATAACCATTGCCTGCGCGCTGCGCCTTGTCCTGACGTTTTTGGGGGGCTCTGAAAGTATCGCCAAGCATGCAACAGTACACTAGGAGCCTGTCCGAGAACAGCTATGGGCTCCAAAATGTAGGTTGGCGCTGAGGAACGAAGCCTAACAAAATCGCGTTGGGGTTCGCATAGCTCACCCCAACCTAAAAAAACGATGTTCTCGGACAGGCCACTAGAGCCGCTTGTCTTTCTCGATGAGTGCGTAGGCGGAGTGGTTGTGGATGGATTCGAAATTTTCCGATTCCACCACATATTGGGCGATGCGGTCGTCGGCATTCAGGCGCACGGCGATATCGCGGACGATGTCTTCCACGAATTTCGGATTGTCATAGGCGCGTTCCGTCACCATCTTTTCGTCCGGCCTCTTGAGCAGACCGTAGAGCTCGCAGGAGGCTTCCGACTCGACCAGGTCGATGATGTCCTCGATCCACACGAATCCGCGGGTTTCGACGGCAACCGTAACGTGGGAGCGTTGGTTATGGGCACCCCGTTCAGAGATTTTCTTGGAACAGGGACAGAGACTGGTGACCGGGACAATTACCTTCACCTTCAGCTTCGGTTCGCCGTTAGCCACCTCGCCAATGAAGGTGACATCGTAGTCCATCAGGCTTTCAACACCCGAGATCGGCGCCTTCTTGTTCACGAAGTAGGGGAAGACCATCTCGATGTGCCCCGCTTCGGCCTCTAGCAACTCGGTCATCTCCGACAGCATGTCCTTGAAGGATTCCACCGACAGTTCCCGTTCATGCCGATTGATAATCTCCACGAAGCGGGACATGTGCGTGCCCTTGAAATTGTGGGGCAGGTTCACATACATGTTGAAGTTGGCAATCGTGTGCTGTTCCCCGCCGCTGCGGTCGCGGATCCGCACCGGATGGCGAATATCCTTGATGCCCACTTTGTTAATCGGAATGCGCCGGGTATCCTCGCTGCTCTGGACGTCGGCAATCGGCTGACAGGGTTTGTTCATAGATTCATCCTTCCTCGGTATAGCGGACGCAGGCGCGCTCCGTCTCCCAAAGCGTAATGGCGCAGACCTTCACCCGTTGATCGTTCAACCGTTCCCCGATCTGGCGGTAGATATAGGCCGCCATGTTTTCGGCAGTGGGATTGAGCTCATCGAACGGTGGTATCTCGTTGAGATACCGGTGATCGAGCTCTTCGGTTACCTCTCGGGCTGCCTGCTTGATTCTCTTGAAATCAACGACCATACCCATACGGTCAAGCGCCGGTGCAGCCACTTCCACTTCGACTTTCCAGTTGTGGCCGTGCAGATGCTGACAATCGCCCGGATAATCCCTCAATGAGTGGGCTGCGGCGAAGTCGGTCACCACCTTGAGCGTATATTGCGCCGTCATGGTTTTAGATAGTTGACTTAATCACTAAGAATTTACGCGGGTCGCTGGCGTTTGGCAAGCGCTGGTGCCAAGCCGCGCCTGAATGGCGCCGATTATACCATCGCGGTCCAGGCCGCAGGCCGCGAGCAGCTGTTCGCGTGTGCCCTGTTCGATAAAGACATCCGGCAGCCCGAGCTGCAGTAGTGGTGTTGTGGTTGCGTGGGCGGCCAGGCTTTCGCCAATCGCGGAGCCCGCTCCGCCCATCAGCGCGTTGTCCTCCACGGTGACCAGCAGATCGTGGGAGCCCGCAGCCTCCAGGAGCGCCTGCGTGTCCAGCGGTTTGATGAAACGCATGTTGTAGACGCTGGCATCGAGCACTTCTGCCGCGGCGAGCGCCTCCTGAACAAGGCTGCCGAAGGCCAGAATGGCGATCTTCCGGCCCTGCCGGCGCCGTTCGGCCTTGCCGAGGGGGAGGGCTTCCATGGTCTTGTTCACCGCGGTACCCGGCCCGGTACCACGCGGATAACGAACAGCTGCCGGGCCGTTCTGCATAAAGCCGGTGTAAAGCATCTGCCGACATTCGTTCTCATCGCTGGCTGCCATGATGATCAGGTTCGGGATACAGCGCAGGAAGCTGAGATCATAGTTTCCGGAATGCGTCGGACCGTCCGCTCCCACCAGACCACCCCGGTCGATGGCGAACAGCACCGGCAGGTTCTGCAGGGCGACATCATGAATCAACTGGTCATAGGCGCGCTGCAAAAAGGTCGAGTAGATCGCCACCACCGGTTTGATGCCATCACACGCCAGGCCCCCCGCCAGTGTCACCGCGTGCTGCTCGGCGATGCCGACGTCAATGTAACGCTCCGGAAACCGTTCCGAGAATTCCACCAGTCCGGAACCTTCCCTCATGGCTGGTGTGATGCCGACCAGGCTTTCATCGCTGGCGGCCATGTCACACAGCCAATCACCGAACACTCGTGTGTAGGTGGGGCCGCTTCCACTCCCCTGCATCTCGCCCGTTTCCGGATCAAAGGCTGAGACACCATGGTATGCACAAGGGTTCGCTTCGGCCGGTGCGAAACCCTTGCCCTTGCGCGTGACCACGTGAAGAAACTGGGGTCCGTTCAGGGATTTCAGGTTGCCGAGGGTTTTCACGAGGTTCTCGACATCGTGCCCGTCAACCGGGCCGATATAGTTGAATCCGAGTTCCTCGAACAGCGTCCCCGGGACCACCATGCCCTTGGCGTGTTCCTCGACGCGGCGGGCCAGCTCCCACATGGGTGAGGGCATGGTCTGCAGGACCTTTTTGGAGCCTTCGCGCATGGTGGAGTAGAACTTGCCGGACAGCATCCGCGCCAGATAATTGGAGAGGCCGCCGACATTCGGTGAAATCGACATCTCGTTGTCGTTGAGTACCACGAGCAGATTGGCATCGAGGTCGCCGGCATGGTTGAGCGCCTCGAACGCCATGCCGGCCGTCATGGCACCATCACCAATCACCGCGACCACCCGGCGGCCGCTATGCTGCTGTTGCGCAGCGAGGGCCATCCCGAGGGCTGCACTCACCGAGGTACTGGAGTGGCCCACGCCAAACGTATCGTAGGGGCTCTCGTCGCGCTTCGGGAAACCGGCGAGACCGTTCAGCTGTCGCAAGGTCGACATCTGCTTGCGGCGTCCCGTCAGGATCTTGTGGGGATAGCTCTGGTGGCCGACATCCCAGACGATGCGATCTTCGGGAGTATCGAAGACGTAATGGAGGGCAATCGTGAGCTCAACCGCGCCCAGGCCCGCCGACAGATGACCCCCGGTGCGGCCGATCGAGCCGATCATGAAGCTGCGCAACTCTTCTGCCAGCTGTTTGAGTTGCGGGGGAGATAACTCCTTCAGCTGATCGGGATAATCGATCCGATCGAGGAGGGAAGCGGAGGCATTGTGATCGGGCATCAGAGCGTATTAGTGCGGAAAACCGTTAATGATGGTACGGCCCGGGCGGGGTTGCAAGTCGGGGTAACCCCGGGCGCCCGGCGTGTCTGAATTAGCAGCCCGTCGGACTTAACCGATCGTAGCGAGGGAAAGCCGGTTTGAGACAGATTTTCCGATTTTTGGAGGCGAATAGTGGGCCCATTTAACGAAAAAAATCGGAAAATATGGCCAAACCCGGCTTTTCCGCAGTAGATTAGCGTTGAGTCCGACAGGCTGCTAAACATCGGTTCAGTTGGCCCGTTTTACAATATAGTCGGCCAGAGCTCTCAATGGATCAGCCGAAGGCCCGAACGGTTTCAGGTCATCAAGAGCCCGCCGATGCAGGGCCCTGGTCTTTTCCCTGGCACCTTCCAGGCCCAACAGCGCCGTGTAGGTCGGTTTCCGGCGTGCAGCATCCGATCCCTGGGGCTTGCCGAGTGTTTCCGTGTCGGCTACTACGTCCAGAATATCGTCACGGATCTGAAACGCAAGCCCGACGGCTCGGGCGTAGTCGTCCAGACGCTCCAGGGTTTCCGGCACTGTGGTCGGCTGGCTCAGAACCCCCAGCCGGACGCCGGCCCGGATCAGGGCGCCGGTCTTGTAGGCATGCATGGTCTCCAGCTGCTCCAGGGTGAGCTGCTGACCCACCGCTTCCATATCGATGGCTTGTCCGCCGCACATGCCGCGGGATCCGGCAGCGGAGGCCAATTCACGAATCATCGCCATAGGTAT is drawn from Thiohalomonas denitrificans and contains these coding sequences:
- the ispA gene encoding (2E,6E)-farnesyl diphosphate synthase, whose product is MAVEQLLEDYRERAEKVLEKSLPSANDLPGYLHEAMRYAALGGGKRVRAVLVYAAGQAVGTAPAELDAPAAAIELIHAYSLVHDDLPAMDDDDLRRGKPTCHKAFGEATAILVGDALQSLAFEVLAEQDSVNATIPMAMIRELASAAGSRGMCGGQAIDMEAVGQQLTLEQLETMHAYKTGALIRAGVRLGVLSQPTTVPETLERLDDYARAVGLAFQIRDDILDVVADTETLGKPQGSDAARRKPTYTALLGLEGAREKTRALHRRALDDLKPFGPSADPLRALADYIVKRAN
- the thiL gene encoding thiamine-phosphate kinase, coding for MALSEFQLIDRVFAARAAARADVSLGIGDDAALLSVPAGMELAVAIDGLHAGIHFPEDTDPKAIGHKALAVNLSDLAAMGADPAWATLFLSLPHPDETFASHFADGFFSLAERFGVALVGGDTVRGPLCAVVQAHGFVPAGEALRRSGARPGDGIYVTGTLGDAGAGLGVVQGRLDIAAPDGDFLRNRLDYPEARLRTGRALRGVASAAIDVSDGILSDLGHILSQSGVGGRIEIGCLPRSEVLLRTLPEPDGINLALSAGDDYELCFTVAADHEPRLQSLAEGLECPITRIGRIESESGLRLIGPDGRIYACDGSGYDHFKGTDNGRDDGDH
- the queD gene encoding 6-carboxytetrahydropterin synthase QueD; amino-acid sequence: MTAQYTLKVVTDFAAAHSLRDYPGDCQHLHGHNWKVEVEVAAPALDRMGMVVDFKRIKQAAREVTEELDHRYLNEIPPFDELNPTAENMAAYIYRQIGERLNDQRVKVCAITLWETERACVRYTEEG
- a CDS encoding phosphatidylglycerophosphatase A family protein — protein: MTAITEPEERSPREVWRDPRCLLAFGFGSGLSPAAPGTVGTLAAIPLYLVLEPLGVGAYLLIMALVFVIGISLCTHAAKVLGVHDHPAIVWDEFAGYLLTMTAAPAGWQWPLIGFVLFRFFDIVKPWPIGWVDRRVSGGFGIMIDDILAAVPAWFLLQGAARILG
- the dxs gene encoding 1-deoxy-D-xylulose-5-phosphate synthase, which codes for MPDHNASASLLDRIDYPDQLKELSPPQLKQLAEELRSFMIGSIGRTGGHLSAGLGAVELTIALHYVFDTPEDRIVWDVGHQSYPHKILTGRRKQMSTLRQLNGLAGFPKRDESPYDTFGVGHSSTSVSAALGMALAAQQQHSGRRVVAVIGDGAMTAGMAFEALNHAGDLDANLLVVLNDNEMSISPNVGGLSNYLARMLSGKFYSTMREGSKKVLQTMPSPMWELARRVEEHAKGMVVPGTLFEELGFNYIGPVDGHDVENLVKTLGNLKSLNGPQFLHVVTRKGKGFAPAEANPCAYHGVSAFDPETGEMQGSGSGPTYTRVFGDWLCDMAASDESLVGITPAMREGSGLVEFSERFPERYIDVGIAEQHAVTLAGGLACDGIKPVVAIYSTFLQRAYDQLIHDVALQNLPVLFAIDRGGLVGADGPTHSGNYDLSFLRCIPNLIIMAASDENECRQMLYTGFMQNGPAAVRYPRGTGPGTAVNKTMEALPLGKAERRRQGRKIAILAFGSLVQEALAAAEVLDASVYNMRFIKPLDTQALLEAAGSHDLLVTVEDNALMGGAGSAIGESLAAHATTTPLLQLGLPDVFIEQGTREQLLAACGLDRDGIIGAIQARLGTSACQTPATRVNS
- a CDS encoding retropepsin-like aspartic protease family protein, with the translated sequence MGRKASFSPLRSAVSALLFGAAMVVWAGPNIIVLGLFSGKAVLTIDGERRVLSEGDISPEGVRLIQADSEGAVVEVEGRRERLALGTHIGSTFSAAKQREVRIWPDTGGMYTIDGSINGYSITFMVDTGATLVSMNSTEARRLGVDYLRDGRPAMLETASGREKAYRVNLDRISVGEIKVRNVPAVVLEGNLPSRTLLGMSFLDQLDMQRDGKALVLRSKW
- the nusB gene encoding transcription antitermination factor NusB, producing MSRARSCARQRAIQALYQWQVGGQDLADIEADFLAEQDMEGCDLDYFSELLHQIPARLDELNKAIDPCLDRPISQVDPVERAILSTGVYELKFRIDIPYRVVINEAVELAKIFGGEQGHRYVNGILDKVSRTLRKTEVEAARKR
- the ribH gene encoding 6,7-dimethyl-8-ribityllumazine synthase; amino-acid sequence: MAGIKSFEGELTVSGAKFGIVVSRFNSFVVESLLDGAVDTIKRHGGAEQHIEVVRVPGAFEMPLAAKRMVAAGRYDAIIALGAVIRGGTPHFEYVASECTKGLAQVSLDSGIPMAFGVLTVDSIEQAIERAGTKAGNKGAEAAMSAIEMVNLLPKLDA
- the folE2 gene encoding GTP cyclohydrolase FolE2 translates to MNKPCQPIADVQSSEDTRRIPINKVGIKDIRHPVRIRDRSGGEQHTIANFNMYVNLPHNFKGTHMSRFVEIINRHERELSVESFKDMLSEMTELLEAEAGHIEMVFPYFVNKKAPISGVESLMDYDVTFIGEVANGEPKLKVKVIVPVTSLCPCSKKISERGAHNQRSHVTVAVETRGFVWIEDIIDLVESEASCELYGLLKRPDEKMVTERAYDNPKFVEDIVRDIAVRLNADDRIAQYVVESENFESIHNHSAYALIEKDKRL